A region of the Massilia sp. erpn genome:
GGATGACAGCAATATCAATTACATGATCGAAGTGGCGTTTGATACGCTCCAGCTTATTCTGCACGTATTCGCGAATCGCTGGGGTCACGTCGAGATGATGTCCGCTGATGGTGAGATTCATACACACTCCTAAAGATGATGTCGCTACAAGTTCGCGCGCGCCCAATCTGGCCGGGCTGGCAGGAACCCAGGCACTACAAAGACTTGCGGAGGCTGACTGGCGGGATCTTCAATGCTTCTCGATATTTGGCAACAGTGCGTCGCGCAATTACCATGCCTTGTTCTCCCAGCATGTCCGCAATCTTACTGTCGGATAAAGGATTTTTCGGGTCTTCTGCTCCTGTCAATTGCACAATCAGCGCCCGTATCGCCGTGGAAGAAGCTTCGCCCCCCGCTTCCGTCGCGACATGGCTGCCAAAAAAATATTTCAACTCAAACATGCCATGGGGGGTGAGCATATATTTCTGAGTTGTTACGCGAGAAATAGTGCTCTCGTGTAGTCCCAGTGTATCAGCAATTTCACGCAACACAAGGGGTCTCATGGCCACGGCGCCGTGCGAGAAGAAATTCTTTTGACGCTCCACGATGGCCTGCGCCACGCGCAAAATTGTGTCAAAGCGCTGGCGCATATTCTTGATCAGCCACTTCGCCTCCTGCAGCTGGGCGCTCATCTGCGATTCGCCTTTCCCCTGGCGCAGCAGGCTGGCGTACAGGGAGTTCACGCGCAGGCGCGGCATCACATCGTTATTCAGCATCACGATCCAGCCATTGCGGCCCTTCTTCACCACCACGTCCGGCACCACGTAGTCCGACACGTCGGCAGCGAAGGCGGCGCCGGGATGCGGATTGCATTGGCGGATCACGGCCTGCGCTTCGCGCAGGTCTTCGTCGTCGCAGTCGAGGGCTTTTTTCAGCTTGGTGAATTCGCGCTGGGCAAACCAGGCCAGGTGCTTTTCGACGATGCATAAAGCCATGCGCCGCGTCACCAAAGGCACGCCGGGCAGGCGGCGGATTTGCAGCGCCAGGCATTCGGCGGCGCTGCGCGCGCCGACGCCGGCCGGATCGAAGCTTTGCAGCAGGGTGAGCGAAGTTTGCAGCTCTTCCAGCTCCACATCGAGTTCCAGCGGCAGGCGCGCGTGGATTTCCTCCAGGCTCTCGTCCAGATAACCGTTGTCGTCCAGCGCATCGGCGATCAGTTCCATCAAGGCGCGGTCGCGCGGCTCCTGCAGGGTGACGCGCATCTGCTCCAGCAAATGCTCGCGCAGGCTGCAGTGGTGGGCTTCCAGCTGGGGACGGGCGTCGTCGTCTTCGGGCGCCTTGCCGCGGCCCGTGTCGCCCCAGTCGCCATCGGCTTCGGCCACGCTCTCGCCTTCGCCGCCTTCATAGGCGGGTTCGGCCTCGGCGGCCGGCGCGGGCGCATCGGCCGGCGCGGCATTGTCCGGCGGCGCATCGCCGGGTGTGGAGGTCGGACTGATGGCGCCATCGGCCAGCAGGCGCACGGAGCGGTCGAGCGGATCGTCGAGACGCTCCAGCAGGGGATTATCAGTCAGCAGCTGTTCCAGTTCCTGATGCAGTTCCAGCGTGGACAGTTGCAGCAGACGGATGGACTGCTGCAACTGCGGCGTCAACGCGAGGTGTTGCGAGGTGCGCAGTTGCAAAGACTGTTTCATGGCTTTACATGCGGAAGTGTTCGCCCAGATAAACGCGGCGTACCGATTCGTCGGCGATGATGTCGTCCGGACGGCCGGAGGCCAGCACAGAGCCTTGGTTAATGATGTAGGCACGATCACAAATGCCCAGCGTCTCACGCACATTATGGTCGGTAATCAGCACGCCGATATTGCGCTCCTTCAGGAAACGCACGATGCGCTGGATTTCGATCACAGCGATCGGGTCGACGCCGGCAAACGGTTCGTCCAGCAGCACGAAGCGCGGATTGGTGGCCAGGGCGCGCGCGATCTCCACGCGGCGCCGCTCGCCGCCCGACAGCGACAAGGCCTGGTTCTCGCGCAGCTTCTCGATCTGCAGGTCGGCCAGCAGCTTTTCCAGGCGCGCGTCGATTTCCGCCTTGGCCAGCGGCTTGCCGTCCACCTTCTGGATTTCCAGCACGGCGCGGATATTCTCTTCCACCGTCAGCTTGCGGAATACCGACGCTTCCTGCGGCAGATAGGACAGGCCAAGCGAGGCGCGGCGGTGGATCGGCAGGCTCGATACATCGGTGCCGCCGATGTCGATGCTGCCCGCGTCCGAGGCCACCAAGCCCACGATCATGTAGAAGGAGGTGGTCTTGCCGGCGCCGTTTGGCCCCAGCAAGCCGACCACTTCGCCGCAGTCGACCTGCAGCGACACATCATGCACGACCTGGCGCTTGCCATAGCTTTTTTGCAGGCCGCGCACGACCAGGGTATTGCCCTTGCATTGAGCCTGCATGCTTATTTCCCCGTGTTCGGCGTGGTGGCCGGCGCGGCCGGCGTTGCCGCCGGCGGCTCGGTGCGGGTCGGCTGGATCACCATGGTGCCGCGGCCGCCGCCCGGCTTGGATTCGCCGGTTTCGCTGTTCTTCACGGTGAAGAATTCCTTGCGGCTGTCGTAGGAGATGAACTCGCCCTGCACTTCGTCGCTAGGTTTGCTGCCTTCCAGGCGCTTGATCTTGGCCTTGGTGAACAGCTTCACCAGCTCGACCTTCTCGCTGTATTCGATGCGTTCGGCCTCGCCTTCGATCCACTGGTCGCCGGCGCCATCGCGCTTCTGGCGGAAGGTGGCGGCCTTGCCGCCGGCGCCGGTCAGGGTCACGAACTGGTAGCCCTCGGGATCCTGGCGCACCACGGCTTTTTCGGCGTGCATGCGCAGGGTGCCGCGCGTGATGACCACGTTGCCGGTGGCGATCTTGATCTGTTTCACATCATCCACGTCCAGATTGTCGTAGTTGATTTCCATCGGCTTGTAAGAGTCGGCTTTCTCGGCCTGGCTCATGCCGGCCATGCCAAGCAGGATGGCGGCCGTCAGCAGAAATTTTTTCATTGAATTTCCATTCTCTTGGTATTGATTAGTGCTGCTTAGGCGGCAGCACCAGCGTGCCGCGGCCTTTCAGCGTCAGCTCGCGGGTCGCGTTATTGCCGCGCAGACCGCTGCCGCTGGCACGGGCTTCGCCCTGGCGGATCTGCACCGGCTGGTCGGTTTCCATGCGGTCCTCGTCCGGGTAAATGGTCAGCGCCTCGGTGCGCAGCTGGAAAGGCTGGCCCTTGGCCGCGGCCGCGCGGTCGATCTGCACGTCCTTGGTCAGCACGACGCGGCTGTTATTGTCGTCCACGCGCGCGTGCTGGGCGCGCATGTCCATCGGCGGCTGCTCTTTGCTGCTCAAGCTGCGCACCAGCGGCTTGTCGATCTCGGAAGAGTCGTCGACCGGACGGTGGGTCAGCTTGTCGCCGGAGATGATGTAGTTGGGGCGTCCATCCTTGCTCATGCGGACAAAGCTGAACTCCTCCACGATGTAGTCCGGCTCGTTCTGGCGCTGGCTGGCCTGGATCTGGTCGCCGGCCTGGTTCATCAGCTGCAACAGCCAGAAGCTGCCGAAGGCGAGGAAGAGCATGGCCACCATCACAATGGACAGGCGGAAGCGGTGGGCGGTACGCTGGCGCATCGGGCTTTCCTTTGTCAGACCAGGAACTGGGCCAGAACCTGCTCGTAGCTGCCCTGGGCGCGCAGCAGCAGTTCGCTGGCTTCGCGCACGGCGCCGCGGCCACCGCTGGCGGCGGTCACATGGTGCACGCGCTGCAGCACCTCGGGACGGCCGTTCGGCACGCCGATGGCCAGACCAACGCGGCTCAGGATCGGCAGGTCCACCACATCGTCGCCGATGAAGCCGACCTGCTCGGCGGTCAGGCCGGTCTTGGCCAGCAGCTCCATGAAGGGCGTCAGCTTGTCATGGCCGCCCTGGTGCACGAATTCGATGCCCAGATCCTTGGCGCGGGCCGTCACCTGCGGCGAACGGCGCGCGCTGATGATGGCCGTCAGCACGCCGGCCTGCTGCAGGAATTTGATGCCCAGGCCATCGTGCACATTGAAGGTCTTCATCAACTCGCCCTCGGCGCCGTAATGCAGGCTGCCATCGGTCAGCACGCCGTCGACGTCGAAGATCATCAGCTTGATTTTGGCGGCGCGCTGCAGCACGTCCTGGTTCTCGATGCCGCTCATCAGATCACCTTGGCGCGGGTCAGGTCATGGATGTGCAGGGCGCCCACCAGCTTGCCGGCGGCGTCCACCACCAGCATCTGGTTGATGCGGAACTGCTCCATCACGGCGACGGCATCGACCGCCAGCTGGTCGGGTCCGATGCTGCGCGGGTTGGCGTGCATCACATCGCGCATCACCACCTTGCTGAAGTCCTGCACCTTGTCGATCATGCGGCGCAGGTCGCCGTCGGTGAAGACGCCGGCCGGACGGCCGTCGGCATCGACCACGGCGGTCATGCCCATGCCTTTCTGGGTGATTTCCAGCAGGGCGTCGGGCAGCACCGTATCCAGGCCCACGGCCGGGATGGCGTCGCCGCTGCGCATGATGTCGCGCACATGGGTCAGCAGGCGGCGGCCCAGCGCGCCACCGGGGTGGGAACGGGCGAAATCTTCTTCCTTGAAGCCGCGCAGGTCGAGCAGGGCGACGGCAATCGCATCGCCCAGGGCCAGCGTGACGGTGGTGCTGGCGGTGGGCGCCAGGTTCAGCGGACAGGCCTCCTTGGCGACGGAAACGTCCAGATGCACGTCGGCCAGTTGCGCCAGGCTCGATTCGGGCTTGCCGGTCATGGAAATCACCACGCCGCCCATGCGCTTCACCACGGGCAGGATGGCCATCAGCTCCGAGCTTTCGCCGGAGTAGGAAATGGCAATAAAGGCATCGTCGGAGGTGACCATGCCCAAGTCGCCATGGGCGGCTTCGGCCGGGTGCACAAACAGGGCCGGGGTACCGGTGGACGCCAGGGTGGCGGCGATCTTGCGGCCAATATGGCCGGATTTGCCGATGCCGGACACCACAACCCGGCCCTTGCAATTTAGCAACAGCGACACGGCCTGGCCCACGCTCTCGTCGCTGGCCAGGCGGGCATGCAGCGCGGAGAGGGCGTCGGTCTCGATTTGCAGGGCTTCGCGCGCCAGTTCCAGGGCACGCTTGGCGGTGTTTGCATCAAAAGCTTTCAGCATTGTTTTTTCATGGGTTACACTCATGCCCAAAGTATAGCCGAATTGGGAAAGCAAAAAACTTGCCAGACAAAACAAAGCCCCCCTCCCGCCACGTCCGCCGCTTGACTTTGAGGCCGCCATGTTCTCTCCCCTTGAACTGACCCTGCTGCTGCTCGGCAGCGCCGTCCTGGGCGTGGTGGCATTTCGCATGCTGCACCTGCCGCCCATGCTCGGTTATCTGGCGGTGGGCATCCTGATCGGCCCCCACGCCCTCGGCCTGGCCGAGGAAAGCCCCGCCACCCACGCCCTGGCCGAATTCGGCGTGGTGTTCCTGATGTTTTCCATCGGCCTCGAATTCTCCCTGCCCAAGCTGATGGCCATGCGCAGCATCGTGTTCGGCCTGGGCATGGCCCAGGTCGGGCTGACCATCGTCTCCACCATGGCCTTCGGCTGGCTGGTGTCCATGGTGCTGCCGGCCTATCTGCAAATCAGCTGGCAGGCCGCCTTCGCGCTGGGCGGCGCGCTGGCCATGTCCTCCACCGCCATCGTCTCCAAGATGCTGACCGAGCGGCTGGAGCTGGAAAGCGACCATGGACGCAAGATCATCGGCATCCTGCTGTTCCAGGACCTGGCCGTGGTGCCGCTGCTGATCCTGATCCCCTCCCTCGCGCAAAATCCCGAGAACCTGGCCGCCACCCTGGGCTGGGCCAGCCTGAAAGCCGTGATCGTGCTGGTGCTGCTGCTGTTCATCGGCCAGAAGCTGATGCGCAGCTGGTTCACCATCGTCGTCAAGCGCCGCTCGCAGGAACTGTTCATGCTCAATCTGCTGCTGGTGACGCTGGGCGCGGCCTGGATCACCGAGCGCGCCGGCCTGTCCATGGCGCTGGGCGCCTTCGTGGCGGGCATGCTGATTTCGGAAACCGAATACCGCCACCAGGTGGAAGAAGACATCAAGCCTTTCCGCGACGTGCTGCTGGGGCTTTTCTTCATCACCGTCGGCATGCTGCTCAACTTCCGCGTGGTGATGCAGAACTGGTGGCTGGTGCTGATCCTGCTGGCCGGCCCGGTGCTGCTGAAATTCGCCCTGATCGCCGGCCTGGCCAAGCTGTTCGGCTCCTCCGACGGCACCGCCATGCGCACCGGCCTGGCGCTGGCCCAGGCCGGCGAATTCGGCTTTGTGCTGCTGAATGTGGCGGGCGGCGTGCAGTTGATGGACGGCGCCCTGATCCAGGTGGTGCTGGCCTCGATGGTGCTGTCCATGCTGGCCGCCCCCTTCCTGATCGAACAGTCCGACCGGGTGGTGCTGAAATTCTCCAGCAACGAGTGGATGATGCAGTCGCTGAACCTGACCAAGATCGCAGCACGCAGCATGGCCACACAGCAGCATGTGATCGTGGCCGGATTCGGCCGCAGCGGGCAAAGCCTGGCGACCCTGCTGACCGAAGAGAAGATCGATTACCACGCGCTCGACCTGGACCCGGAACGGGTGCAGGAGGCGCAGGCGGCTGGTGCCAATGTGTCCTATGGCGATGCAGCGCGGCGCGAAAGCCTGGTGGCGGCCGGCGTGACGCGCGCCGCCGCCCTGGTCATCACCTACGCCAGTACGCCGTCGGCGCTGCGGGTGCTGCATCTGGTGCAGGAACTGGCGCCGAACCTGCCGGTGATTGTGCGCAGCCATGACGATACGGACCTGGACCGCCTGAAAGCTGCCGGCGCGGCCGAAGTGGTGCCGGAGCTGATGGAGGGCAGCCTGATGCTGGCCTCGCACGCGCTGGTGATGCTGGGCGTGCCGCTGCGGCGCGTGGTGCACCGGGTGCAGGTGGCGCGCGAAGAGCGCTACGCCTCGCTGCGCGGCTACTTCCACGGCGCCAGCGACAGCGGCGAGGAGGCCGACCTGGTGCGCCTGCATTCGGTGGCGCTGGCGGAGAACGCCTCCTGCGTGGGCAAGGCCTTGTGCGACGTGCAGGTGCAGGGAACCGGGGCCGAAGTGGCCAGCATCCGGCGCGGCAGGCTGCCGCTGGACGTGACGCCGGACACGGTGCTGGAGGCGGGCGATGTGGTGGTGCTGCGCGGCGGCGCCGAGGAAGTGGCCCGCGCCGAAACCCAGCTGCTGATTTAATGCGGCTGGTAGCGGATCACGCGGTTACGGCCGCTTTCCTTGGCCTGGTACAGCGCTTCGTCGGCGTGGGCGATCAGTTCCAGCGCCACCTGTTCGGCCGGACGGTCCTGCTCCGGCTGGCCCAGGCTGGCCACGCCGATCGAAGCGGTAATCGACACCTGCAAACCTTGCGATAGTTCGATCAGGCTGGCGGCCACGCCGGCGCGGATGCGCTCAGCCACGAAGGCCGCGCTATCCAGATCGGCATCGATCAGCAGCACCACGAATTCCTCGCCGCCGAAGCGGGCCAGCGCATCCGACAGGCGCAGCTCGGCCTTGATGCGAGCCGCCACTTCGCGCAACACGTCGTCGCCACCCTGGTGGCCAACGGTGTCGTTGACGCGCTTGAAGTGGTCGATGTCGATGTACATGAAGGAGATCTGGTAGTTCTGGCGACGCGCGCGCGCGATCTCTTCCAGCAGGCGGCGGTCGATGTAGCGGCGGTTGTAGACGCCGGTCAGCGAGTCGGTCAGGCCAATGTACTTCAGCATCTCGTTGCTGATCACGTTTTCCAGGCAGATGGCGATGATGGACGCCATATGCTCGATAAAGTCGGTGCCCAGGCTGGGCGTGAAGCGGGTCGGGTCGACACTGCCCAGATTCAGGCTGCCGATGATGCGTTTATTGCGCAGCAGCGGCACCAGGGCGATGCTCTGCAGGCCTTGCGGTGCCTGCGGGAAGTGGCGCGCGTGGCGGGCCGCTTCGTACATGCACAGCAGGGGGCGCGGTGCCAGGGCGGCAATATTGCGGGGCTCCAGCTCGAAACCCAATTCGTCGATGCTTTCAGCGAACAGCAGATCGGGGAACTGGGCAAAGTCCACGCCCAGCTTTTCCATCACGGTGTGGATGTCGGCATCCTCGTCGATCAGGGTCAGGGTCACGCTTTCCAGCTCCGAGATCACGGGCAGGGTGCGGAAGATGGTGCCCACCAGCTCGGGGAAATTGGAGGCGCCGACGATCTCCAGATCGAAAGCCTGGTGGCGCGTCATGATGGAGTGATTGCGCTCGGCCTGCTCCAGCAGATAGGCCAGGCGCGCGCGCAAGGCCTGGTTCTCTGCCGCCAGGTCGGCTTGCGGGGGCTGTATGCCCGTAACTTGCTGCCTCATATCCATCTGCCTTGAATGCCGCTCAAAATAGCGTTCAGAACGCCAGTGTAACCCCGATTTCCTGACCGACGCGCAAACGTTCGCCATCGCCTTCCAGCACCACACTATTCATGCCGAAGCATAGCGCACCGTCCACCACTTCCTTGGCACGATAGCCCACCATCATGTCCAGCGGGTCGGGACCGAATTCGCCCTTGTTCTGGTCCACCGATGGAATCGGGCAGCGCGAGCAGGGTTTGACCGGCTGCAGCACGATAGGGCCAAGCTGGAAAGTGTCCACATAGTCTTCCTCATACGCCTCCATGCCCGCCACCACCAGGTTGGGACGGAAGCGGTTCATGGGAATGGCTTCGCGGCCGGCGGCGCGCAGGCGGCCGTTCAAATCCTCCAGCGAGGCGGCGCCGGCGATCAGCAAGGGATAGCCGTCGGCGAACATGGTGGGATGGCGGGTGCCGGCGGTCCATTTGCCGCTGGTCAGGCGCTCGGCCTTCGCGTGGAAGCGCGCCAGGCGGCAGGGAATGCCGAGGAAGCTGCTGAACCAGGCGGCCGTGGTGGCGTCGCAGTCGTAGGCCAGCACGCGGTCGTCCCAGACCTGGACTTCCAGGGTGGGCGCCCGTTCCGGATCGGGCAAGCCCAATTCGATTTCCAGCTGCAGCATGCCGGGCGCGCGCAGTTCCAGGGTTTCGCTTTTCAGGCGCGGCACGATCAGGGCCATGCGCGGATGATCGCGCTGGGTCAGGAATATGCCGTTTTCATCGACCACCACCCACTCGCGGTCATACACCTGTTCCGTCATCAGGCCGGAACGGGTCAGCGTGGCTTCGTGCAGAACGATGCCGGCGCAGGATTTGATGGGGTAGAGGGTGATTTCGCTGAGGATTGCCATGGATACCGCCGCAGCGGCAGGCTTATGCTGCTGCCGCTTATGATTATTCAGGCTTCAAGTATGGCAGCAAAGCGCCCGGCAGTAAATCGCCGGGGCACTTTCTCTTCAGCTTAAGCCTTGCTTCAGGCTTCGGCTTTGGGCTTAGGTTTGCGCGGCAGGCGGCTGCGCGCCGGGGCTTTGTGCGTGCCGGGCTTCGGCACGCGCTTGGCGGCAGCGGACTGCTTGTCGTCGGCCGCGGCGTCGCTGATGGCACCCTCTCCAGCCGCCGCTTCGGCCACCGGAACCGCCACGGCTGCCACAACGGCTTCCGGCTGCGTCTCGGCGACAACTGGCGCCGTACCTTCCGCTGCCAGCTCGGCTGCCTTGGCGGCTTTACTGGTACGGGCTGGCTTTTTGACGGCGGTCTTGCGCGCGGCAGGCGCGCGCTTGGCAGCCTTGGCAGGCTTGGCTTCCGCTTCCGGTGCAGGCGCTTCTTCGGCAGGCGCTTCGGCTGGCACGCTGTCGGCCGCTTCCACCACCAGGGCCGCCTCTTCCCGCTGCGGCGCCGGCGTTTCTGGCCAGACGCTGGCCGGAGCCTGGGCTTCGGTGTCGATCACTTCCGCCTCGGCGTTCGGCTGCACGGCTTCGTGCTGCTCGCCGCCACGGCGGTTGCGGCCACCGCGGTTGCCGCGTCCACGGCGCTGCTCGTTGCGGTCGCCATCCTGCTGCGACGGCGCCTGCTGCGCGGCCTGCGGCTGGGCGGCTTCGCCGTCCGCGCTCTCGGCAACCACGGCCTGCACCGGGCCGCTGCCGCGATACACGTAAGCGCCGGATTTTTCATCACGACCGAATTCCAGCAGGCCGCGCGCTTTCATCTCCTCCAGCAGATTGCCGAAGGTGCGGAAGCCGTAATAGGACTCGCTGAAGTCCGGCTTGCGGCGCTTGATCGCTTCTTTCAGCACCGAAGCCCAGATCTTGCCGCTGTCACCGCGCTCGGCCACCAGGGCGTCGAAGGTGGCGTACGCGATATCCACCGCCTGGCTGCGGCGCTTGTCCATTTCCTCGCGGCGGCGCTTCTCCTCTTCGGCCGTGCGCTTAGGCTGCGGAGTGTCGCGCGAATCGCGCTTGGCGGCACGGCGGCTTTCACGCACCAGGTCGTCGTAGAAAATGAATTCGTCGCAGTTGGCGACCAGCAGGTCCGAGGTGGAATCCTTCACACCCACGCCAATCACCTTCTTGGCGTTTTCGCGCAGCTTGGAAACCAGGGGCGAGAAGTCGGAGTCACCGGAAATGATGACGAAGGTGTTGACATGGGCCTTGGTGTAGCACAGGTCCAGCGCATCGACCACCATGCGGATATCGGCCGAGTTCTTGCCGGACAGGCGCACGTGGGGAATCTCGATCAGTTCGAAATTCGCCTCGTGCATAGGCCCTTTGAAGCCCTTGTAGCGGTCCCAGTCGCAATACGCCTTCTTGACCACGATGCTGCCCTTCAGCAGCAGGCGCTCCAGCACTGGCTTGATGTCGAATTTTTCGTAGTTGGCGTCGCGCACGCCAAGGGCGACGTTTTCAAAGTCGCAGAACAGCGCCATGCTGACGTTATCGTTGGATGAAGCCATGTGTCTTGTTATGTTCAGTGATCGGTGGAAGGTGGCGGGTGATTATACAGCCAGCGCCGAACCGGCCCGCTTACTGATGTATTCTTGTCAAACCTGACACCTGCGCCAACCTTAAGGATTGCCCATGAAAATCGCCTTCGCCGCGCCCCTGCTTGCCGTCTGCCTCGTCCTGCCCTTCGC
Encoded here:
- a CDS encoding RNA polymerase factor sigma-54; protein product: MKQSLQLRTSQHLALTPQLQQSIRLLQLSTLELHQELEQLLTDNPLLERLDDPLDRSVRLLADGAISPTSTPGDAPPDNAAPADAPAPAAEAEPAYEGGEGESVAEADGDWGDTGRGKAPEDDDARPQLEAHHCSLREHLLEQMRVTLQEPRDRALMELIADALDDNGYLDESLEEIHARLPLELDVELEELQTSLTLLQSFDPAGVGARSAAECLALQIRRLPGVPLVTRRMALCIVEKHLAWFAQREFTKLKKALDCDDEDLREAQAVIRQCNPHPGAAFAADVSDYVVPDVVVKKGRNGWIVMLNNDVMPRLRVNSLYASLLRQGKGESQMSAQLQEAKWLIKNMRQRFDTILRVAQAIVERQKNFFSHGAVAMRPLVLREIADTLGLHESTISRVTTQKYMLTPHGMFELKYFFGSHVATEAGGEASSTAIRALIVQLTGAEDPKNPLSDSKIADMLGEQGMVIARRTVAKYREALKIPPVSLRKSL
- the lptB gene encoding LPS export ABC transporter ATP-binding protein, with amino-acid sequence MQAQCKGNTLVVRGLQKSYGKRQVVHDVSLQVDCGEVVGLLGPNGAGKTTSFYMIVGLVASDAGSIDIGGTDVSSLPIHRRASLGLSYLPQEASVFRKLTVEENIRAVLEIQKVDGKPLAKAEIDARLEKLLADLQIEKLRENQALSLSGGERRRVEIARALATNPRFVLLDEPFAGVDPIAVIEIQRIVRFLKERNIGVLITDHNVRETLGICDRAYIINQGSVLASGRPDDIIADESVRRVYLGEHFRM
- the lptA gene encoding lipopolysaccharide transport periplasmic protein LptA, which gives rise to MKKFLLTAAILLGMAGMSQAEKADSYKPMEINYDNLDVDDVKQIKIATGNVVITRGTLRMHAEKAVVRQDPEGYQFVTLTGAGGKAATFRQKRDGAGDQWIEGEAERIEYSEKVELVKLFTKAKIKRLEGSKPSDEVQGEFISYDSRKEFFTVKNSETGESKPGGGRGTMVIQPTRTEPPAATPAAPATTPNTGK
- the lptC gene encoding LPS export ABC transporter periplasmic protein LptC — its product is MRQRTAHRFRLSIVMVAMLFLAFGSFWLLQLMNQAGDQIQASQRQNEPDYIVEEFSFVRMSKDGRPNYIISGDKLTHRPVDDSSEIDKPLVRSLSSKEQPPMDMRAQHARVDDNNSRVVLTKDVQIDRAAAAKGQPFQLRTEALTIYPDEDRMETDQPVQIRQGEARASGSGLRGNNATRELTLKGRGTLVLPPKQH
- a CDS encoding HAD family hydrolase, translated to MSGIENQDVLQRAAKIKLMIFDVDGVLTDGSLHYGAEGELMKTFNVHDGLGIKFLQQAGVLTAIISARRSPQVTARAKDLGIEFVHQGGHDKLTPFMELLAKTGLTAEQVGFIGDDVVDLPILSRVGLAIGVPNGRPEVLQRVHHVTAASGGRGAVREASELLLRAQGSYEQVLAQFLV
- a CDS encoding SIS domain-containing protein, encoding MLKAFDANTAKRALELAREALQIETDALSALHARLASDESVGQAVSLLLNCKGRVVVSGIGKSGHIGRKIAATLASTGTPALFVHPAEAAHGDLGMVTSDDAFIAISYSGESSELMAILPVVKRMGGVVISMTGKPESSLAQLADVHLDVSVAKEACPLNLAPTASTTVTLALGDAIAVALLDLRGFKEEDFARSHPGGALGRRLLTHVRDIMRSGDAIPAVGLDTVLPDALLEITQKGMGMTAVVDADGRPAGVFTDGDLRRMIDKVQDFSKVVMRDVMHANPRSIGPDQLAVDAVAVMEQFRINQMLVVDAAGKLVGALHIHDLTRAKVI
- a CDS encoding monovalent cation:proton antiporter family protein, with the protein product MFSPLELTLLLLGSAVLGVVAFRMLHLPPMLGYLAVGILIGPHALGLAEESPATHALAEFGVVFLMFSIGLEFSLPKLMAMRSIVFGLGMAQVGLTIVSTMAFGWLVSMVLPAYLQISWQAAFALGGALAMSSTAIVSKMLTERLELESDHGRKIIGILLFQDLAVVPLLILIPSLAQNPENLAATLGWASLKAVIVLVLLLFIGQKLMRSWFTIVVKRRSQELFMLNLLLVTLGAAWITERAGLSMALGAFVAGMLISETEYRHQVEEDIKPFRDVLLGLFFITVGMLLNFRVVMQNWWLVLILLAGPVLLKFALIAGLAKLFGSSDGTAMRTGLALAQAGEFGFVLLNVAGGVQLMDGALIQVVLASMVLSMLAAPFLIEQSDRVVLKFSSNEWMMQSLNLTKIAARSMATQQHVIVAGFGRSGQSLATLLTEEKIDYHALDLDPERVQEAQAAGANVSYGDAARRESLVAAGVTRAAALVITYASTPSALRVLHLVQELAPNLPVIVRSHDDTDLDRLKAAGAAEVVPELMEGSLMLASHALVMLGVPLRRVVHRVQVAREERYASLRGYFHGASDSGEEADLVRLHSVALAENASCVGKALCDVQVQGTGAEVASIRRGRLPLDVTPDTVLEAGDVVVLRGGAEEVARAETQLLI
- a CDS encoding diguanylate cyclase, with product MRQQVTGIQPPQADLAAENQALRARLAYLLEQAERNHSIMTRHQAFDLEIVGASNFPELVGTIFRTLPVISELESVTLTLIDEDADIHTVMEKLGVDFAQFPDLLFAESIDELGFELEPRNIAALAPRPLLCMYEAARHARHFPQAPQGLQSIALVPLLRNKRIIGSLNLGSVDPTRFTPSLGTDFIEHMASIIAICLENVISNEMLKYIGLTDSLTGVYNRRYIDRRLLEEIARARRQNYQISFMYIDIDHFKRVNDTVGHQGGDDVLREVAARIKAELRLSDALARFGGEEFVVLLIDADLDSAAFVAERIRAGVAASLIELSQGLQVSITASIGVASLGQPEQDRPAEQVALELIAHADEALYQAKESGRNRVIRYQPH
- a CDS encoding MOSC domain-containing protein, with the protein product MAILSEITLYPIKSCAGIVLHEATLTRSGLMTEQVYDREWVVVDENGIFLTQRDHPRMALIVPRLKSETLELRAPGMLQLEIELGLPDPERAPTLEVQVWDDRVLAYDCDATTAAWFSSFLGIPCRLARFHAKAERLTSGKWTAGTRHPTMFADGYPLLIAGAASLEDLNGRLRAAGREAIPMNRFRPNLVVAGMEAYEEDYVDTFQLGPIVLQPVKPCSRCPIPSVDQNKGEFGPDPLDMMVGYRAKEVVDGALCFGMNSVVLEGDGERLRVGQEIGVTLAF
- a CDS encoding NYN domain-containing protein — translated: MASSNDNVSMALFCDFENVALGVRDANYEKFDIKPVLERLLLKGSIVVKKAYCDWDRYKGFKGPMHEANFELIEIPHVRLSGKNSADIRMVVDALDLCYTKAHVNTFVIISGDSDFSPLVSKLRENAKKVIGVGVKDSTSDLLVANCDEFIFYDDLVRESRRAAKRDSRDTPQPKRTAEEEKRRREEMDKRRSQAVDIAYATFDALVAERGDSGKIWASVLKEAIKRRKPDFSESYYGFRTFGNLLEEMKARGLLEFGRDEKSGAYVYRGSGPVQAVVAESADGEAAQPQAAQQAPSQQDGDRNEQRRGRGNRGGRNRRGGEQHEAVQPNAEAEVIDTEAQAPASVWPETPAPQREEAALVVEAADSVPAEAPAEEAPAPEAEAKPAKAAKRAPAARKTAVKKPARTSKAAKAAELAAEGTAPVVAETQPEAVVAAVAVPVAEAAAGEGAISDAAADDKQSAAAKRVPKPGTHKAPARSRLPRKPKPKAEA